A genomic stretch from Chryseobacterium sp. SNU WT5 includes:
- the sul2 gene encoding sulfonamide-resistant dihydropteroate synthase Sul2, with amino-acid sequence MNKSLIIFGIVNITSDSFSDGGRYLAPDAAIAQARKLMAEGADVIDLGPASSNPDAAPVSSDTEIARIAPVLDALKADGIPVSLDSYQPATQAYALSRGVAYLNDIRGFPDAAFYPQLAKSSAKLVVMHSVQDGQADRREAPAGDIMDHIAAFFDARIAALTGAGIKRNRLVLDPGMGFFLGAAPETSLSVLARFDELRLRFDLPVLLSVSRKSFLRALTGRGPGDVGAATLAAELAAAAGGADFIRTHEPRPLRDGLAVLAALKETARIR; translated from the coding sequence ATGAATAAATCGCTCATCATTTTCGGCATCGTCAACATAACCTCGGACAGTTTCTCCGATGGAGGCCGGTATCTGGCGCCAGACGCAGCCATTGCGCAGGCGCGTAAGCTGATGGCCGAGGGGGCAGATGTGATCGACCTCGGTCCGGCATCCAGCAATCCCGACGCCGCGCCTGTTTCGTCCGACACAGAAATCGCGCGTATCGCGCCGGTGCTGGACGCGCTCAAGGCAGATGGCATTCCCGTCTCGCTCGACAGTTATCAACCCGCGACGCAAGCCTATGCCTTGTCGCGTGGTGTGGCCTATCTCAATGATATTCGCGGTTTTCCAGACGCTGCGTTCTATCCGCAATTGGCGAAATCATCTGCCAAACTCGTCGTTATGCATTCGGTGCAAGACGGGCAGGCAGATCGGCGCGAGGCACCCGCTGGCGACATCATGGATCACATTGCGGCGTTCTTTGACGCGCGCATCGCGGCGCTGACGGGTGCCGGTATCAAACGCAACCGCCTTGTCCTTGATCCCGGCATGGGGTTTTTTCTGGGGGCTGCTCCCGAAACCTCGCTCTCGGTGCTGGCGCGGTTCGATGAATTGCGGCTGCGCTTCGATTTGCCGGTGCTTCTGTCTGTTTCGCGCAAATCCTTTCTGCGCGCGCTCACAGGCCGTGGTCCGGGGGATGTCGGGGCCGCGACACTCGCTGCAGAGCTTGCCGCCGCCGCAGGTGGAGCTGACTTCATCCGCACACACGAGCCGCGCCCCTTGCGCGACGGGCTGGCGGTATTGGCGGCGCTGAAAGAAACCGCAAGAATTCGTTAA
- a CDS encoding IS1595-like element ISBbi1 family transposase: MNIFSFTAHFGSEEDCRLHFKEQRDKEGVVCKRCGGTSHYWLQGKWSYECKGCRFRTSLRSGTIMESSKLPFLVWYKTMFLMSCTKKGFSTNELQKQLGLKRYEPVWAMVHKLRRAMGNRDARYTLEGMIELDEGYFSVASKEIERGKGTRGRGAEGKQNVAVMAESTPLEDIETGKKEKHVRYFKARVLDSHQSEGINGVVRDCMEDDAIVFSDKSTSYVDISDLVELHVTEKSDAKTTKETLKWVHIAISNAKRTLLGNYHKIKRKYLQLYLNEFIYKLNRRYFGDKLFDRIVIANITGA; encoded by the coding sequence ATGAACATATTCAGTTTTACGGCTCATTTCGGTTCGGAGGAAGATTGTCGTTTGCATTTCAAGGAGCAGCGTGATAAGGAAGGGGTTGTCTGCAAGCGATGCGGGGGCACTTCCCATTATTGGTTACAGGGTAAATGGAGTTATGAATGCAAAGGTTGCCGTTTCCGCACCTCGTTGCGCAGCGGTACGATCATGGAGAGCTCCAAGCTGCCGTTTCTGGTGTGGTACAAAACGATGTTCCTGATGAGTTGCACAAAAAAGGGATTCTCCACCAACGAACTCCAGAAGCAATTAGGATTGAAGCGTTACGAACCGGTATGGGCGATGGTACACAAACTCCGCAGGGCGATGGGCAACCGGGATGCAAGGTATACACTGGAAGGGATGATAGAACTGGATGAGGGTTACTTTTCGGTGGCCAGTAAGGAAATCGAGCGAGGCAAGGGTACACGTGGCCGGGGAGCCGAGGGAAAGCAGAACGTTGCGGTGATGGCCGAAAGCACCCCGTTGGAAGATATCGAAACGGGCAAAAAGGAGAAGCATGTGCGTTATTTCAAGGCCAGGGTACTGGATAGCCATCAAAGTGAAGGAATCAACGGCGTGGTCAGGGACTGCATGGAGGATGATGCCATCGTATTTTCGGACAAAAGCACTTCTTACGTTGACATCTCCGATCTGGTGGAATTGCACGTCACCGAGAAATCAGACGCCAAAACCACCAAGGAAACACTCAAATGGGTGCATATCGCAATCAGTAATGCAAAACGGACATTGCTGGGCAACTACCATAAAATCAAAAGGAAATACTTACAGTTGTATCTCAACGAGTTTATTTACAAATTAAACAGACGGTATTTTGGAGACAAACTCTTTGACAGAATAGTAATTGCGAATATAACAGGTGCATAA